A genomic window from Hippocampus zosterae strain Florida chromosome 13, ASM2543408v3, whole genome shotgun sequence includes:
- the gaa2 gene encoding lysosomal alpha-glucosidase isoform X2: MWNKRRVARGAVMVSYKLLNPEDVRLSEVNHVEEEENPVLHAEGASLLPRRVPCSATTGLLVTGCLLLLLCGGWLLGTMFWLHRPSSLLPHRPPPPAQATSKANATEANSPFREACALIPEAWRFDCFPERGVVVTREMCEARNCCFIPAAQPSGSNGVPWCFYSPDFPSYFVESVSDTNLGQKAKLVKDVKGYYPADILTLELDVRYETDTRLRVRITDPSSSRYEVPIPVPTVSTKAESPDYSVELSKEPFGLVVRRISTGAVLLNTTVAPLLYADQFLQFSTSLPTEFIYGLGEHRSSFLHDVQWNTLTLWARDVPPVEKTNLYGVHPFYLSMEKESNAHGFFLLNSNAMDVVLQPPPALTWRTIGGILDFYVFLGPDPGSVIEQYLDVVGRPAMPIYWALGYHLCRWGFNSSNSTWDVVRRMRSNGIPQDVQWNDIDYMDRILDFTFDPTNFATLPDVVKDLHAHNQRYVMVIDAAISSVQPAGSYWPFDEGLRRDVFIKDTEGKTLIGKVWPGLTAFPDFSDNITHEWWYENLKKFHDQVPFDGLWIDMNEPSNFVDGSTNGCPSNNLEHPPYTPGILGGLLRAKTVCASSLQKQSIHYNLHSLYGLMEGEASASALRRILAKRPFVIARSTFPGQGKYTGHWLGDNRSQWHDLYSSIAGILTFNLLGIPLVGADVCGFSEQPQEELCVRWTQLGAFYPFTRNHNAIDMKPQDPTAFSPLARTAMQQALLLRYSLFPLLYTLFHHAHAQGHTVARPLVFEFPKDTKTYGIDKQFLWGRSLLVTPVLDPGVDFVEGYFPEGLWFDYYTGDSLNSTGEEVRLSAPLDKINLHLREGSIIPTQTPNLTLWVSSGQPLHLITALSNNGTACGDLFWDDGESLDTFETGQYAYIVFSVAQQTMSSRVLRNHLEASYITVQSVSFYGVKQKPTKVQVNSRDATFAYRSNQVLSVGDLGLNLSKNFTISWL; encoded by the exons ATGTGGAATAAACGAAG AGTCGCACGCGGTGCCGTAATGGTGTCGTATAAACTGTTGAACCCTGAGGATGTCCGGCTATCAGAAGTCAATCATGTCGAGGAGGAGGAAAATCCA GTGCTGCACGCAGAAGGAGCCTCTCTGCTTCCCCGTCGTGTGCCGTGCTCGGCCACGACAGGGCTCCTGGTGACCGGCTGTCTGCTGCTACTCCTCTGCGGAGGCTGGCTGCTGGGCACCATGTTCTGGCTTCACCGCCCCTCTAGCCTGCTGCCTCATAGACCACCGCCACCCGCTCAGGCCACCTCAAAAGCCAACGCCACCGAGGCTAACTCCCCCTTCCGCGAAGCTTGCGCTCTCATCCCGGAGGCGTGGCGCTTCGACTGTTTCCCGGAGAGAGGCGTGGTGGTGACCAGAGAGATGTGTGAAGCGAGGAACTGTTGCTTCATCCCCGCCGCCCAACCTTCGGGAAGTAACGGTGTCCCCTGGTGTTTTTATTCCCCGGATTTTCCCTCCTACTTCGTCGAGTCAGTGAGTGACACAAACTTGGGGCAGAAGGCTAAGCTTGTCAAAGACGTGAAGGGTTACTACCCTGCAGACATTCTGACTCTGGAGTTGGATGTCCGCTATGAGACGGACACGAGGCTGCGGGTCAGG ATCACAGACCCTTCGAGTTCACGCTACGAGGTTCCCATACCTGTTCCCACCGTCAGCACGAAGGCAGAAAGTCCCGACTACAGCGTGGAGCTCTCCAAGGAGCCGTTTGGTCTTGTTGTGAGGAGGATCTCTACAGGAGCCGTCCT CCTGAACACCACCGTGGCTCCTCTCCTTTACGCCGATCAGTTCCTGCAGTTCTCCACCTCTCTGCCCACCGAATTCATCTACGGCCTGGGGGAGCACCGCTCGAGCTTCCTGCATGACGTCCAGTGGAACACGCTCACCTTGTGGGCCAGGGATGTGCCTCCCGTG GAAAAAACCAACCTGTACGGAGTTCATCCTTTTTACCTTTCAATGGAGAAGGAGAGCAATGCACATGGCTTCTTCCTTCTGAACAGCAATGCAATGG ATGTTGTCCTGCAACCTCCCCCGGCCCTCACCTGGCGCACAATTGGTGGGATCCTCGACTTTTACGTCTTCCTTGGTCCCGATCCCGGATCTGTGATAGAACAATATTTGGACGTAGTAG GTCGTCCAGCGATGCCCATCTACTGGGCTCTGGGTTACCACCTGTGTCGCTGGGGTTTTAACTCCAGCAACTCCACCTGGGACGTGGTCCGGCGCATGAGGAGTAATGGAATACCTCAG GATGTCCAGTGGAATGACATTGACTACATGGATCGAATTCTGGACTTCACTTTTGACCCGACTAACTTTGCCACGCTACCTGACGTGGTGAAGGACCTGCACGCTCACAACCAACGCTACGTAATGGTCATT GATGCTGCGATCAGTAGCGTCCAGCCTGCAGGATCCTATTGGCCGTTTGACGAAGGACTCAGGAGAGACGTTTTCATTAAAGACACGGAAGGAAAAACTCTCATTGGGAAG GTGTGGCCAGGCCTGACTGCATTTCCCGATTTCTCTGATAACATCACCCACGAATGGTGGTACGAGAATCTTAAGAAATTCCATGATCAGGTGCCATTCGATGGATTATGGATT GATATGAATGAGCCATCAAATTTCGTAGATGGGTCAACGAATGGCTGCCCGTCAAACAATCTGGAGCATCCTCCATACACTCCAG GAATACTGGGAGGTTTGCTGCGCGCCAAAACGGTGTGCGCATCATCACTGCAGAAGCAGTCGATACACTACAACCTTCATAGCCTGTACGGACTCATGGAAGGGGAGGCATCTGCAAG CGCTCTGAGGAGAATCTTGGCCAAGAGACCTTTTGTGATCGCTCGCTCCACCTTCCCCGGTCAGGGCAAGTACACTGGCCACTGGCTGGGAGACAACAGGAGCCAATGGCATGACCTTTACTCCTCCATAGCAG GCATCCTGACTTTTAACCTCCTGGGCATCCCGTTGGTGGGAGCTGACGTCTGTGGCTTCAGCGAGCAACCGCAGGAGGAGCTGTGTGTCCGCTGGACACAGTTGGGCGCTTTCTATCCCTTTACCCGCAACCACAATGCCATCGACATGAAG CCGCAAGACCCGACGGCGTTCAGCCCGCTGGCCCGCACCGCCATGCAGCAAGCTCTGCTGCTGCGCTATTCTCTCTTCCCGCTCCTCTACACTCTCTTCCATCACGCACACGCGCAGGGGCACACTGTCGCTCGTCCGCTCGTCTTTGA ATTCCCAAAAGATACAAAAACGTACGGTATCGATAAGCAGTTCCTCTGGGGGAGGAGCCTACTGGTGACTCCGGTTTTAGATCCTGGGGTGGACTTTGTGGAGGGCTACTTCCCAGAGGGTCTTTGGTTTGACTACTACACG GGTGACTCGCTAAACAGCACGGGGGAAGAGGTGCGACTCTCCGCTCCTCTCGATAAGATCAACCTGCACTTGAGGGAAGGATCTATCATTCCAACGCAG ACCCCCAACCTGACTTTATGGGTGAGCAGCGGCCAGCCTCTTCATCTGATCACCGCGTTGTCAAACAACGGCACCGCCTGTGGCGATTTGTTTTGGGACGACGGCGAGAGCCTGGACACCTTTGAGACCGGCCAGTACGCCTACATAGTCTTTAGTGTGGCTCAG CAAACGATGAGCTCGCGCGTGCTCCGCAACCACTTGGAGGCCTCCTACATCACAGTGCAGTCGGTGTCTTTCTACGGCGTGAAGCAGAAGCCAACCAAGGTGCAGGTCAACTCCAGAGATGCCACCTTTGCCTACAGGAGCAACCAG GTTTTATCTGTAGGCGATCTCGGCCTTAACCTCAGTAAGAACTTCACCATCAGCTGGCTATGA
- the LOC127613269 gene encoding zinc finger protein ZFP2-like, which translates to MMTEEEQQQQDIGCLINSDGEEVDLSDLRETASPGSEATEPPPSTTFNQSENEKPASFHTCSVCGKDFPYASKLQRHLRTHSGERPFPCSMCNKRFPEKGLLMIHERVHTGEKPYPCTFCEKRFASQGELRLHRRTHTGERPYHCSICLKSFSRHWHLKTHLDAMHSEVVAGFTRKKFPCSDCDKSCNSAAELRDHQRTHTGERPYQCSFCDKRFALSGTLVRHERLHTGITPYHCLDCGKTFAQQWTLTTHMRTHRGEKPYSCTQCDKSFVAPGELRRHTRIHTGEKPYTCGDCGRHFSLAGTLRNHRKSCAQMKIGLPAVGTASGGSSEKDPKARGIDTEVCEIQAAPNIQASSAFSSSCSSTSYSSSEDVNCEQATEAENNSNMPETGVSSPHMSVVVKEEEEEEPLCDEALATECPAEDKNLPPVKEEIEDDGDVINTPPRDSQDASGCDKIISPTSLVQDQRKNNKITSSYCCGLCGRDCHKMSALQIHMRIHSGEKPYQCSLCGKQFTQKGQLKGHQKVHTGEKPFACPECGKCFAHSGAMNRHRLTHTGEKPYHCSLCSRSFNQSGRLREHEKTHFGDKLNCPECDKTFTRSSSLKNHLRLHTGERPYSCDVCGRGFSRSQSLRLHKRKHELLRVEEESGFSMGDEDLSDNNSRGDVCRSVKNEEDLFL; encoded by the exons ATGATGACCgaagaggagcagcagcagcaagataTCGGTTGCCTGATCAACTCTGACGGTGAAGAAGTGGATTTGTCTGATCTCC GAGAGACTGCTAGTCCAGGCAGCGAAGCCACAGAACCTCCTCCCTCCACGACGTTCAATCAGAGCGAGAATGAAAAGCCGGCCTCATTTCACACCTGCTCTGTGTGTGGCAAAGACTTCCCTTACGCCTCCAAACTCCAGCGCCACCTGCGCACACACTCCGGAGAGAGGCCTTTCCCATGCTCCATGTGCAATAAGAGATTCCCAGAGAAGGGGCTGCTCATGATCCACGAGAGGGTCCACACGGGAGAAAAGCCCTATCCGTGCACTTTCTGCGAGAAACGGTTCGCCAGTCAGGGCGAGCTGCGACTCCACCGGAGGACTCACACGGGCGAGAGGCCGTACCACTGCTCCATCTGTCTGAAGAGCTTCTCTCGCCATTGGCACCTCAAGACGCACCTGGATGCCATGCACTCTGAGGTGGTTGCCGGTTTCACCAGGAAGAAGTTTCCGTGCTCGGACTGCGACAAGAGCTGcaactcggccgccgagctgcGGGACCACCAGCGGACTCACACGGGCGAGCGGCCCTATCAGTGCTCCTTCTGCGACAAGCGGTTCGCCTTGTCGGGCACATTGGTGCGCCACGAGCGCCTTCACACGGGGATCACGCCCTACCACTGCTTGGACTGCGGCAAAACCTTTGCGCAACAGTGGACGCTGACCACTCACATGCGCACGCACCGGGGCGAAAAGCCGTACAGCTGCACGCAGTGCGACAAGTCGTTTGTGGCGCCCGGGGAGCTGCGGAGGCACACTCGGATccacacgggggagaaaccgTACACGTGCGGCGACTGCGGGAGACACTTCTCATTGGCTGGGACGCTGAGGAACCACCGAAAGTCATGCGCACAGATGAAAATTGGACTGCCTGCGGTTGGAACTGCATCGGGGGGCTCGTCTGAGAAAGACCCGAAGGCCAGAGGCATCGACACTGAA gtgtgTGAGATTCAAGCTGCACCCAACATTCAGGCCTCCTCCGCCTTCTCGTCTTCCTGCTCTTCCACTTCTTACTCCTCCTCAGAGGACGTCAACTGTGAGCAAGCAACCGAGGCTGAAAATAACTCAAATATGCCTGAGACGGGAGTTTCCAGTCCGCACATGAGCGTCGTCgtgaaagaggaggaagaggaggaacctTTGTGCG ATGAAGCGTTGGCTACGGAATGCCCTGCTGAGGACAAAAATTTACCTCCAGTGAAGGAAGAAATAGAAGATGATGGTGATGTTATCAACA CACCTCCAAGGGACAGTCAGGATGCGTCAGGCTGTGACAAAATCATCTCTCCGACCTCCCTCGTGCAAGATCAGCGTAAGAACAACAAGATCACAAGCTCATACTGCTGCGGTTTGTGCGGCAGGGACTGCCACAAGATGTCGGCGCTGCAAATCCACATGCGCATCCACTCGGGCGAGAAACCCTACCAGTGCTCCCTGTGCGGGAAGCAGTTCACCCAGAAGGGTCAACTCAAGGGCCACCAGAAGGTCCATACCGGGGAGAAGCCCTTCGCGTGCCCCGAGTGCGGCAAGTGCTTCGCTCACTCGGGCGCCATGAACCGCCACCGACTGACGcacacgggggagaagcccTACCACTGTTCACTGTGCTCCCGCAGTTTCAACCAGTCGGGACGCTTGCGGGAACACGAGAAAACCCACTTCGGGGACAAGCTCAACTGCCCCGAGTGCGACAAGACCTTCACGCGCTCCTCCAGCCTCAAGAATCACTTGAGGCTGCACACGGGCGAGAGGCCGTACAGCTGCGACGTGTGCGGCCGGGGCTTCAGCCGCTCACAAAGCCTCAGGCTCCACAAGCGCAAGCACGAGCTGCTGCGGGTGGAGGAGGAGTCCGGATTCAGCATGGGGGATGAAGACTTATCGGACAATAACTCCCGTGGTGATGTGTGTAGAAGTGTTAAAAATGAAGAGGATTTATTTCTATAA
- the gaa2 gene encoding lysosomal alpha-glucosidase isoform X1 yields MRHENKQTHTASASCKHTFGSQFCHSKTWLNRCVCLHLICSFIFRVARGAVMVSYKLLNPEDVRLSEVNHVEEEENPVLHAEGASLLPRRVPCSATTGLLVTGCLLLLLCGGWLLGTMFWLHRPSSLLPHRPPPPAQATSKANATEANSPFREACALIPEAWRFDCFPERGVVVTREMCEARNCCFIPAAQPSGSNGVPWCFYSPDFPSYFVESVSDTNLGQKAKLVKDVKGYYPADILTLELDVRYETDTRLRVRITDPSSSRYEVPIPVPTVSTKAESPDYSVELSKEPFGLVVRRISTGAVLLNTTVAPLLYADQFLQFSTSLPTEFIYGLGEHRSSFLHDVQWNTLTLWARDVPPVEKTNLYGVHPFYLSMEKESNAHGFFLLNSNAMDVVLQPPPALTWRTIGGILDFYVFLGPDPGSVIEQYLDVVGRPAMPIYWALGYHLCRWGFNSSNSTWDVVRRMRSNGIPQDVQWNDIDYMDRILDFTFDPTNFATLPDVVKDLHAHNQRYVMVIDAAISSVQPAGSYWPFDEGLRRDVFIKDTEGKTLIGKVWPGLTAFPDFSDNITHEWWYENLKKFHDQVPFDGLWIDMNEPSNFVDGSTNGCPSNNLEHPPYTPGILGGLLRAKTVCASSLQKQSIHYNLHSLYGLMEGEASASALRRILAKRPFVIARSTFPGQGKYTGHWLGDNRSQWHDLYSSIAGILTFNLLGIPLVGADVCGFSEQPQEELCVRWTQLGAFYPFTRNHNAIDMKPQDPTAFSPLARTAMQQALLLRYSLFPLLYTLFHHAHAQGHTVARPLVFEFPKDTKTYGIDKQFLWGRSLLVTPVLDPGVDFVEGYFPEGLWFDYYTGDSLNSTGEEVRLSAPLDKINLHLREGSIIPTQTPNLTLWVSSGQPLHLITALSNNGTACGDLFWDDGESLDTFETGQYAYIVFSVAQQTMSSRVLRNHLEASYITVQSVSFYGVKQKPTKVQVNSRDATFAYRSNQVLSVGDLGLNLSKNFTISWL; encoded by the exons ATGCGTCACGAGAATAAACAGACCCACACTGCGTCAGCGTCGTGCAAACACACTTTTGGCTCTCAGTTCTGTCATTCCAAAACGTGGTTGAACCGGTGCGTATGCCTTCACTTAATTTGCTCATTCATATTCAG AGTCGCACGCGGTGCCGTAATGGTGTCGTATAAACTGTTGAACCCTGAGGATGTCCGGCTATCAGAAGTCAATCATGTCGAGGAGGAGGAAAATCCA GTGCTGCACGCAGAAGGAGCCTCTCTGCTTCCCCGTCGTGTGCCGTGCTCGGCCACGACAGGGCTCCTGGTGACCGGCTGTCTGCTGCTACTCCTCTGCGGAGGCTGGCTGCTGGGCACCATGTTCTGGCTTCACCGCCCCTCTAGCCTGCTGCCTCATAGACCACCGCCACCCGCTCAGGCCACCTCAAAAGCCAACGCCACCGAGGCTAACTCCCCCTTCCGCGAAGCTTGCGCTCTCATCCCGGAGGCGTGGCGCTTCGACTGTTTCCCGGAGAGAGGCGTGGTGGTGACCAGAGAGATGTGTGAAGCGAGGAACTGTTGCTTCATCCCCGCCGCCCAACCTTCGGGAAGTAACGGTGTCCCCTGGTGTTTTTATTCCCCGGATTTTCCCTCCTACTTCGTCGAGTCAGTGAGTGACACAAACTTGGGGCAGAAGGCTAAGCTTGTCAAAGACGTGAAGGGTTACTACCCTGCAGACATTCTGACTCTGGAGTTGGATGTCCGCTATGAGACGGACACGAGGCTGCGGGTCAGG ATCACAGACCCTTCGAGTTCACGCTACGAGGTTCCCATACCTGTTCCCACCGTCAGCACGAAGGCAGAAAGTCCCGACTACAGCGTGGAGCTCTCCAAGGAGCCGTTTGGTCTTGTTGTGAGGAGGATCTCTACAGGAGCCGTCCT CCTGAACACCACCGTGGCTCCTCTCCTTTACGCCGATCAGTTCCTGCAGTTCTCCACCTCTCTGCCCACCGAATTCATCTACGGCCTGGGGGAGCACCGCTCGAGCTTCCTGCATGACGTCCAGTGGAACACGCTCACCTTGTGGGCCAGGGATGTGCCTCCCGTG GAAAAAACCAACCTGTACGGAGTTCATCCTTTTTACCTTTCAATGGAGAAGGAGAGCAATGCACATGGCTTCTTCCTTCTGAACAGCAATGCAATGG ATGTTGTCCTGCAACCTCCCCCGGCCCTCACCTGGCGCACAATTGGTGGGATCCTCGACTTTTACGTCTTCCTTGGTCCCGATCCCGGATCTGTGATAGAACAATATTTGGACGTAGTAG GTCGTCCAGCGATGCCCATCTACTGGGCTCTGGGTTACCACCTGTGTCGCTGGGGTTTTAACTCCAGCAACTCCACCTGGGACGTGGTCCGGCGCATGAGGAGTAATGGAATACCTCAG GATGTCCAGTGGAATGACATTGACTACATGGATCGAATTCTGGACTTCACTTTTGACCCGACTAACTTTGCCACGCTACCTGACGTGGTGAAGGACCTGCACGCTCACAACCAACGCTACGTAATGGTCATT GATGCTGCGATCAGTAGCGTCCAGCCTGCAGGATCCTATTGGCCGTTTGACGAAGGACTCAGGAGAGACGTTTTCATTAAAGACACGGAAGGAAAAACTCTCATTGGGAAG GTGTGGCCAGGCCTGACTGCATTTCCCGATTTCTCTGATAACATCACCCACGAATGGTGGTACGAGAATCTTAAGAAATTCCATGATCAGGTGCCATTCGATGGATTATGGATT GATATGAATGAGCCATCAAATTTCGTAGATGGGTCAACGAATGGCTGCCCGTCAAACAATCTGGAGCATCCTCCATACACTCCAG GAATACTGGGAGGTTTGCTGCGCGCCAAAACGGTGTGCGCATCATCACTGCAGAAGCAGTCGATACACTACAACCTTCATAGCCTGTACGGACTCATGGAAGGGGAGGCATCTGCAAG CGCTCTGAGGAGAATCTTGGCCAAGAGACCTTTTGTGATCGCTCGCTCCACCTTCCCCGGTCAGGGCAAGTACACTGGCCACTGGCTGGGAGACAACAGGAGCCAATGGCATGACCTTTACTCCTCCATAGCAG GCATCCTGACTTTTAACCTCCTGGGCATCCCGTTGGTGGGAGCTGACGTCTGTGGCTTCAGCGAGCAACCGCAGGAGGAGCTGTGTGTCCGCTGGACACAGTTGGGCGCTTTCTATCCCTTTACCCGCAACCACAATGCCATCGACATGAAG CCGCAAGACCCGACGGCGTTCAGCCCGCTGGCCCGCACCGCCATGCAGCAAGCTCTGCTGCTGCGCTATTCTCTCTTCCCGCTCCTCTACACTCTCTTCCATCACGCACACGCGCAGGGGCACACTGTCGCTCGTCCGCTCGTCTTTGA ATTCCCAAAAGATACAAAAACGTACGGTATCGATAAGCAGTTCCTCTGGGGGAGGAGCCTACTGGTGACTCCGGTTTTAGATCCTGGGGTGGACTTTGTGGAGGGCTACTTCCCAGAGGGTCTTTGGTTTGACTACTACACG GGTGACTCGCTAAACAGCACGGGGGAAGAGGTGCGACTCTCCGCTCCTCTCGATAAGATCAACCTGCACTTGAGGGAAGGATCTATCATTCCAACGCAG ACCCCCAACCTGACTTTATGGGTGAGCAGCGGCCAGCCTCTTCATCTGATCACCGCGTTGTCAAACAACGGCACCGCCTGTGGCGATTTGTTTTGGGACGACGGCGAGAGCCTGGACACCTTTGAGACCGGCCAGTACGCCTACATAGTCTTTAGTGTGGCTCAG CAAACGATGAGCTCGCGCGTGCTCCGCAACCACTTGGAGGCCTCCTACATCACAGTGCAGTCGGTGTCTTTCTACGGCGTGAAGCAGAAGCCAACCAAGGTGCAGGTCAACTCCAGAGATGCCACCTTTGCCTACAGGAGCAACCAG GTTTTATCTGTAGGCGATCTCGGCCTTAACCTCAGTAAGAACTTCACCATCAGCTGGCTATGA